A stretch of Ferribacterium limneticum DNA encodes these proteins:
- a CDS encoding sigma-54 interaction domain-containing protein: MSKPEQPPRELVSFIESLNEPHILCDRNYRILAANEAYRVKWVGQREVVGRTCYEVSHRYSVPCDQAGESCPLQRSLRSGQRERIVHLHHTHLGEQFENIELTPIRDDTGEIAYYIEKLDPLPVQRSEEHARGLLGRSPAFLAMMEMVARVAPSDAAVLLQGESGTGKELVANAIHQLSRRSAKPFVAVDCSGLAETLFESELFGHERGAFTGAVTRKVGLVEAAAGGTLFIDEVGDIPLTIQVKLLRLLETGTFRRVGSTELLKADIRVVSATHRPLSDMVADGRFRQDLFYRLNIFPIYLPALRDRREDILLLAEGLLARLVAGRNLRFSREAIAWLRDYAFPGNVRELRNLLERACLLCDGDEIDLRHLPSAGEIRSSRAPAGLADRTALTDHALLEFARSFSGNRKALARQLGLSERTLYRRLKALEG; this comes from the coding sequence ATGTCCAAGCCGGAGCAGCCCCCTCGCGAACTGGTGTCCTTTATCGAAAGCCTGAACGAGCCGCATATCCTGTGCGACCGCAATTACCGCATCCTGGCAGCCAACGAGGCCTATCGGGTCAAATGGGTCGGCCAGCGCGAGGTGGTCGGGCGCACCTGCTACGAGGTTTCCCATCGTTACTCGGTGCCGTGCGACCAGGCCGGCGAATCCTGCCCCTTGCAGCGCAGCCTGCGCTCCGGGCAGCGCGAACGGATCGTGCATTTGCACCATACGCACCTCGGTGAACAGTTCGAGAACATCGAGTTGACGCCCATCCGCGACGACACCGGCGAAATCGCCTACTACATCGAAAAGCTCGATCCGCTGCCGGTGCAGCGCAGCGAGGAACACGCCCGGGGCCTGCTCGGCCGTTCGCCGGCCTTTCTGGCAATGATGGAAATGGTGGCGCGCGTCGCACCGTCGGATGCCGCCGTGCTGCTGCAGGGCGAGTCGGGAACCGGCAAGGAACTGGTCGCCAACGCCATTCACCAGTTGAGCCGGCGCTCCGCCAAGCCTTTCGTTGCCGTCGATTGCTCGGGGCTGGCTGAAACCCTGTTCGAAAGCGAGCTGTTCGGGCACGAGCGGGGGGCTTTCACCGGTGCCGTGACGCGCAAGGTGGGGCTGGTCGAGGCCGCGGCTGGCGGCACGCTGTTCATCGACGAGGTGGGTGATATTCCGCTGACCATCCAGGTCAAGCTGCTGCGCCTGCTCGAAACCGGCACCTTCCGCCGGGTCGGCTCGACCGAGCTGCTCAAGGCCGATATTCGCGTGGTCTCGGCAACCCACCGGCCGCTGAGCGACATGGTGGCTGATGGGCGGTTTCGCCAGGATCTGTTCTATCGCCTGAACATCTTTCCCATTTACCTGCCGGCCCTGCGCGACCGGCGGGAAGACATTCTGCTGCTGGCCGAGGGCTTGCTGGCCCGGCTGGTTGCGGGGCGCAATCTCCGCTTTTCGCGCGAAGCCATCGCCTGGCTGCGCGATTACGCCTTCCCCGGCAACGTGCGCGAATTGCGCAATCTGCTGGAGCGCGCCTGCCTGCTCTGCGACGGCGACGAAATCGATCTCCGCCACCTGCCCAGTGCCGGCGAAATCCGCTCGTCGCGGGCGCCGGCCGGCCTGGCTGACCGGACGGCATTGACCGACCATGCTTTACTCGAATTCGCGCGCAGTTTTTCCGGCAATCGCAAGGCCCTGGCCCGCCAGCTTGGCCTGTCGGAACGTACCTTGTACCGGCGCTTGAAGGCCTTGGAGGGGTAA
- the petA gene encoding ubiquinol-cytochrome c reductase iron-sulfur subunit gives MSECLCQGESFTTCASPTRRQWMMATVGAGGVLTIAAVVPFVSSLMPSERAKAAGAPVEVDIGKLAPGEMLIVEWQGKPVWILNRTPEMLAALKKAEPMLVDPASEKHQQPAYATNETRSRRPEMLVTIGICTHLGCSPSPAFTPGEAALGADWPGGFLCPCHGSTFDFAGRVFKNKPAPTNLEVPPHKYLSDTRLLIGSDEQDKA, from the coding sequence ATGTCCGAATGCCTATGCCAGGGTGAATCCTTCACCACCTGCGCCAGCCCTACCCGCCGCCAATGGATGATGGCCACCGTCGGTGCCGGCGGGGTGCTGACCATCGCTGCCGTGGTGCCCTTCGTTTCCAGCCTGATGCCTTCCGAACGGGCCAAGGCAGCCGGCGCGCCGGTCGAGGTCGACATCGGAAAACTGGCCCCGGGCGAGATGCTGATCGTCGAGTGGCAGGGCAAGCCGGTGTGGATTCTCAACCGGACGCCGGAAATGCTCGCCGCGCTGAAGAAGGCCGAGCCGATGCTGGTTGACCCGGCCTCGGAAAAGCATCAACAACCGGCCTACGCCACCAACGAGACCCGGTCGCGTCGCCCCGAGATGCTGGTCACCATCGGGATCTGCACCCATCTCGGCTGCTCGCCTTCCCCCGCCTTCACGCCGGGCGAAGCGGCGCTCGGTGCAGACTGGCCGGGCGGCTTCCTCTGCCCCTGCCACGGCTCGACCTTCGACTTTGCCGGCCGCGTGTTCAAGAACAAGCCGGCGCCGACCAACCTGGAAGTGCCGCCCCACAAGTACCTGAGCGACACGCGCCTGCTCATCGGCAGCGACGAGCAGGACAAGGCCTGA
- a CDS encoding TlpA family protein disulfide reductase, which yields MLEASFQPTPAMPFRALFRALFRVISRVICLALFLAIIPISGWSANRVELHVFWSLSCPHCQEALPQLKALAAEHPWLDLQTHEITQSAVALERFQHMAEALGESAQAVPTLFYCGQMDVGWSDDPDHVAQLLDRLKACQGGQPLSPAAGRSLALPLLGTIDLGDLSLPVLTILLASLDAFNPCAFFVLLFLLSLLTHQRQRSRMLLIGGVFVAFSGLLYFAFMAAWLNVFMVVGNLPWITATAGIVAVLIGVLNIKDYFAFKQGLSLSISDTRQADLFQRSRRLLQAERLPTMLAATVLLAIAANFYELLCTAGLPMVFTRLLTLREQGTGQHYLYLLLYNLIYVLPLLLIVIGFVRTLGSRKLSEREGRLLKLLSGLMMFGLGILLVWAPEKLDQPMFALLIPLAAIVLTWLSARFGRK from the coding sequence GTGTTGGAAGCCTCATTCCAGCCAACGCCAGCCATGCCATTCCGCGCCCTTTTCCGCGCCCTTTTCCGCGTCATTTCCCGCGTCATTTGCCTTGCCCTGTTCCTGGCTATCATCCCGATCTCCGGATGGAGCGCGAATCGCGTCGAGTTGCATGTCTTCTGGTCGCTCAGTTGCCCCCACTGCCAGGAAGCCTTGCCGCAGTTGAAAGCCCTGGCTGCCGAGCATCCCTGGCTGGATTTGCAGACGCACGAAATCACCCAGTCCGCCGTTGCGCTGGAGCGCTTCCAGCACATGGCCGAGGCACTTGGCGAAAGCGCGCAGGCCGTCCCCACGCTGTTCTATTGCGGCCAGATGGACGTCGGCTGGAGCGATGACCCCGACCATGTCGCGCAATTGCTCGACCGCCTCAAGGCCTGTCAGGGTGGGCAGCCGCTTTCCCCCGCCGCCGGTCGCTCGCTGGCTTTGCCCCTGCTCGGCACGATCGATCTGGGCGACCTGTCGCTGCCGGTACTGACTATCTTGCTGGCCAGTCTCGATGCCTTCAATCCCTGCGCCTTTTTCGTGCTGCTCTTCCTGCTCTCGCTGCTGACCCACCAGCGCCAGCGCAGCCGCATGTTGCTGATCGGCGGCGTTTTCGTGGCCTTCTCCGGCCTGCTTTATTTCGCCTTCATGGCGGCCTGGCTCAATGTCTTCATGGTGGTCGGCAACCTGCCGTGGATCACCGCAACGGCAGGTATCGTCGCCGTGCTGATCGGCGTGCTCAACATCAAGGACTATTTCGCCTTCAAGCAGGGGCTTTCCCTGTCGATCAGCGACACGCGCCAGGCCGACCTGTTTCAGCGCAGCCGGCGTTTGCTGCAGGCCGAACGGTTGCCGACCATGCTGGCGGCAACCGTGCTGCTGGCGATTGCCGCCAATTTCTACGAATTGCTATGCACGGCCGGCTTGCCGATGGTCTTCACCCGCCTGCTCACCCTGCGCGAGCAAGGTACCGGCCAGCACTACCTCTACCTGCTGCTCTACAACCTGATCTACGTCCTGCCCTTGCTGCTCATCGTGATCGGCTTTGTCCGCACGCTGGGCAGCCGCAAGCTGAGCGAGCGTGAGGGCCGGCTACTCAAGCTGCTCTCCGGCCTGATGATGTTCGGCCTTGGCATTTTGCTGGTCTGGGCGCCCGAGAAGCTCGACCAGCCCATGTTTGCCCTGCTGATTCCGCTCGCGGCCATTGTTCTGACCTGGCTGAGCGCCCGGTTCGGCCGGAAATAG
- a CDS encoding phosphoadenylyl-sulfate reductase produces the protein MTPSLLNITPELTASVAAKTKTVKALLADIAANWSPATFANSLGAEDMVLTDLIVKAKLPIEIFSLDTGRLPLETYDLIAAVDKHYGLKLKLYFPQAEEVESFVRNHGINAFYESVTLRKACCYARKVEPLKRALAGKRAWITGMRAEQAATRGDLAVREYDEGNGLEKFNPLSDWTEKEIWTYIKQNAVPYNGLHDKFYPSIGCAPCTRAISPGEDVRAGRWWWENPETKECGLHLKATS, from the coding sequence ATGACCCCCAGCCTGCTCAACATCACGCCCGAACTGACCGCCAGCGTCGCCGCCAAGACCAAGACGGTCAAGGCGCTGCTTGCCGACATCGCCGCCAACTGGTCGCCGGCCACTTTCGCCAACAGCCTGGGCGCCGAGGACATGGTGCTGACCGACCTGATCGTCAAGGCCAAGCTACCGATCGAAATTTTCAGCCTCGACACCGGCCGCCTGCCCTTGGAAACCTACGACCTGATTGCGGCAGTCGACAAGCACTACGGCCTGAAACTGAAGCTCTACTTCCCGCAGGCCGAAGAAGTCGAAAGCTTCGTGCGCAACCATGGCATCAACGCCTTCTACGAGTCGGTCACGCTGCGCAAGGCCTGCTGCTACGCTCGCAAGGTCGAACCGCTGAAACGCGCCCTGGCCGGCAAACGCGCCTGGATCACCGGCATGCGCGCCGAACAGGCAGCGACGCGCGGCGACCTCGCCGTCCGTGAATACGATGAAGGCAACGGCCTGGAAAAATTCAATCCGCTGTCAGACTGGACCGAGAAGGAAATCTGGACCTACATCAAGCAGAACGCCGTGCCCTACAACGGCCTGCACGACAAGTTCTACCCCAGCATCGGCTGCGCCCCCTGCACCCGGGCCATTTCGCCAGGCGAGGACGTTCGTGCCGGCCGCTGGTGGTGGGAAAATCCGGAAACCAAGGAGTGCGGTCTTCATTTGAAAGCCACCTCCTAA
- a CDS encoding DUF934 domain-containing protein, whose amino-acid sequence MAQLIKNNAATVDTWQTLQLGEGETPETVALPAGDVIFPLAVWQARKAEIISCHKRIGLLIQPDERVEDIAADLDYFIVIAVAFPKFVDGRGYSTASLLRQRYAYQGELRAVGDVLHDQLFFMQRVGFDSYVLKDGKNVVYAIEAGFKPFSDAYQASTSQPQPYFRRRA is encoded by the coding sequence ACGCTGCAACTGGGCGAAGGTGAAACGCCGGAAACCGTTGCCCTGCCTGCCGGTGACGTCATCTTCCCGCTCGCCGTCTGGCAGGCCCGCAAGGCCGAAATCATCTCCTGCCACAAGCGCATCGGCCTGCTGATCCAACCGGATGAGCGCGTCGAGGACATCGCTGCCGATCTCGATTACTTCATTGTCATCGCCGTCGCTTTCCCGAAATTCGTCGATGGCCGCGGCTACTCGACGGCCAGCCTGCTGCGCCAGCGCTACGCCTATCAGGGCGAACTGCGCGCCGTCGGCGATGTGCTGCACGACCAGTTGTTCTTCATGCAGCGCGTCGGTTTCGACAGCTACGTGCTGAAGGACGGCAAGAATGTCGTCTACGCCATCGAAGCCGGCTTCAAGCCCTTCAGCGATGCCTACCAGGCCTCGACCAGCCAACCGCAACCCTATTTCCGCCGCCGCGCCTAG